The genomic DNA CGAGACAGCGAGGCGAGGAAGACTGGTAAAACCCACATATGCCTACCAGCGCTGTCTTGATTAGAAGCCAGTCCTCCAACGCCCGCCTCAGCTTCCCACACCCCTGAGGCTCTTGTCCCATTTTGCTGCCCATGGCTTGATTTCATGCCTTTAAGCAGTGCTGAAATCTTGGTGGCCTATTTGCCCACACCCTCAGCCACAGAGATCCCTTTTTCGGAGGGATGACTCGAGATGAAGATGAGgatgatgaagaggaggaggaggaaggagccgCGTGGGGCCGAGGGAGCCGGAGATCTGATGGTTACCGGCCTCCGGAGGAATTTGGCTTCATGTACAGCCCAGGAGGAGGGATGCGTTTCCATGATAACTTCGGCTTTGATGATCTAGTACGGGATTTCAATAGCATCTTCAGCGAGATGGGGGCCTGGACCTTGCCTTCCCACCCTCCTGGTGTGTGGATTTCCCTGAGGGAGAACCTATGGTTTTCTTGGTCTGACGGGTGACATAGGAAGGAGCCTGCAGGGGAGTAGATAGGGGGTGGGAAGTGCAAGAAGACTGAGTTTCAGGAAGGTTTAAAGTTTCTAAAGTCTTTTCTATCCCAGCATCCACCTGCCACTTTTGTATAGAACTTCCAGGTCCTGAGTTAGAAGAAACACCTGGAGAAAGACCACGGGAGGGGCAGACACTTCGGGACTCGATGCTTAAGTATCCAGATAGTCACCAGCCCAGGATCTTTGGGGGGGTTTTGGAAAGTGATGCAAGAACTGAATCCCCAAAACCAGCACCAGACTGGGAATTCCAGAGACCTTTTCATAGGGTGAGTACTACATCTGGACCTGAAGTAAGAATCTGAGAGACAACTCCTAACCCCTATTTTCTGGTGTTTTCTtcccctggggtgggggtggggggttgcaGGGAGGAATTTTGCTCTttgttaaaaaacaacaacaaataataataataataatcctggcCTTGTCTAGATGATTTCTGGTTAAGAAAGGATTGTTTCAAGACAGAATATAGTTTCAAGGAGGACATATAAAACAAAGGAGGAAGGAGCAGATAAATGGAACTATTTGTTCCCTGGAAAGGGGGTTTCATAGTTTGGAAGTAGTTTGGAAGGTGTCTTTTCACCAGTGTATGGCTTCTTCCACAGTTTGATGATGTGTGGCCCATGACCCCCTCCACGAGAGCCAGAGAGGACAATGGTGAGTCCTGTCTGCTCTCCCTCCCTGAACGTTCATCTTGCCATCTTTGTGTCCCcctggctctctttctttttgttaaagtCTCTCCTGGCTCTTCATTTCAtacgtatgtatatgtatgtgccatGGTCTTGctactgctacaaacaaatgcttATTCGGCTGTATGTGGGTAGCTGGTaagttaaacccaggccagcaggctttttaagcaagtgcctctaaacCACCGCTGGCTGTTCATTTCTCTGTACTTCCAGACCTTGACTCCCAGGTTTCCCAGGAGGGCCTCAGCACAGTCCTTCAGCCCCAACCCAAATCCTATTTCAAGAGCATCTCTGTGACCAAAATCATTAAGCCAGATGGGGTAAGTTGGGAAAGAGGAGTAAGGAAACAATGGCCTGGACAGGCTCTGTGGAAAGAAACTGAACTCACCTTCAGTGATGTTAGGAATATGATGGGGGCTTCTCCTTGTAGATAGTGGAGGAGCGCCGCACGGTGGTGGACAGTGAGGGCCGGAGGGAGACCACAGTAACCCACCAAGAAGCAGACTGCAGTCCCAGAGATGGTAAGAGTACGTATCCATGGCGCCCATCTCTGCACACACTTACCTGTGTATCCTTTGATATtctcagtaatttttaaaattttttttctttatttgagtggTACACAaaaaataggcactccagggcctctagccattgcaaatgaactccagatacatggtgCCACCATAtgttctagcttatgtggatactggggaattgaacctgggtccttaggcttcataggcaagtgccttaacctctgagccatctttccagtctagtttttttttttaatttatagatttgtatattaCATAAATTCAACAAATAAACAATGATAAAACAATTACTTACAGGCATTATAGagattttagactttttttaaaagtaaatgcttGCTTAGAAACAAAATGCTACTTTTTCAAAACACAGAATTGGATTCcaacaaaacaatttaataaaataagatacaATGTTTAATAAGGCAAAATTCACAGGAGGTTATATAAggttccagcccagtttttttgtgtttatttatttactaatttgtgtgtgggt from Jaculus jaculus isolate mJacJac1 chromosome 19, mJacJac1.mat.Y.cur, whole genome shotgun sequence includes the following:
- the Hax1 gene encoding HCLS1-associated protein X-1 isoform X1, encoding MGMSLFDLFRGFFGFSGPRSHRDPFFGGMTRDEDEDDEEEEEEGAAWGRGSRRSDGYRPPEEFGFMYSPGGGMRFHDNFGFDDLVRDFNSIFSEMGAWTLPSHPPELPGPELEETPGERPREGQTLRDSMLKYPDSHQPRIFGGVLESDARTESPKPAPDWEFQRPFHRFDDVWPMTPSTRAREDNDLDSQVSQEGLSTVLQPQPKSYFKSISVTKIIKPDGIVEERRTVVDSEGRRETTVTHQEADCSPRDGKNPDSTRLPALDDAFSILDLFVGRWFRSR
- the Hax1 gene encoding HCLS1-associated protein X-1 isoform X2, producing MGMSLFDLFRGFFGFSGPRSHRDPFFGGMTRDEDEDDEEEEEEGAAWGRGSRRSDGYRPPEEFGFMYSPGGGMRFHDNFGFDDLVRDFNSIFSEMGAWTLPSHPPELPGPELEETPGERPREGQTLRDSMLKYPDSHQPRIFGGVLESDARTESPKPAPDWEFQRPFHRFDDVWPMTPSTRAREDNDLDSQVSQEGLSTVLQPQPKSYFKSISVTKIIKPDGIVEERRTVVDSEGRRETTVTHQEADCSPRDDPDSTRLPALDDAFSILDLFVGRWFRSR